One window from the genome of Rubinisphaera margarita encodes:
- a CDS encoding calcium-binding protein: MRAHKSLFHTLFASPSKRSHQIRLAPGLAEVLEARDLLSSTATLSHGVLNITGDNDADHVNVSQKNGSIVVTDHMTNQQSTFRASSVSKILFQGNGGDDVFSNDTSKRSEAHGGDGNDELRGGSDNDLFYGGSGHDRLYGYGGHDRLEGGDGNDLIDGGIAGFHKLSDYFTLQVLKGGNGDDVIHSNAILDAVTPGAGADLLFADSYSVLTTKLKSSEMETLVGDDVIARESTTALYVRHAGDTLDLIGSSGIMSLKASEGWTLTGKKYQGHGVISIVSPRGGELPISVSGMEVDTLIQGQERLTFTFAGHKFTYTTKGNPNALRRIATATITMPSLSGLPSNLIDLARDMGISLPSGSDPVQFAIKSGAEIRKTHSSLPLESGKPYLVLEIDRGSHVSVGGITGGDNGQGVTIVMEPGDETVFVKFPGENGETFTVGASRLGRILYTPAAQPDNFRGTLSGHLFAAVDGITIKQLGVTASGSITLDLTEGTDVSPDFSTALWNAVLIEKVLDRDFSDLNIGINGRLNFNEGIDQYVKINGLPLSVNLPLASGSIIYKGAAETLYFRAQTENPFSGTVLSHVPFVRGTQGDIDGVIRRLTSSPSVNITGLVHNSISKTQFVLTNSTLEIRSNVKVLGTGVTMFAHADFATQTVSATGDFTIKAPAGLFGFKPSASVAVRGTSSLSADSLSATVSARAMGVHLGTIHTSLSDIDSAVTDLLKNIASHNILFNTLGDIAHSAIKGIGYVDSIGSKALDYAWANATNIATGRFVVRFGKDGVNEVLQAPAEVQDVAEWLSGKAGENLKKGLYFASNAGKLGWAATKDAADKAVGLAEDVAGEITSLGGLL, encoded by the coding sequence ATGCGGGCACACAAATCACTCTTTCACACCCTCTTCGCCAGCCCATCCAAACGAAGCCACCAGATCCGACTGGCACCGGGCCTTGCCGAGGTCCTCGAAGCCCGGGATCTGCTCTCTTCGACGGCGACGCTTTCGCACGGAGTTCTGAACATCACCGGGGATAATGACGCTGATCATGTCAACGTATCCCAGAAGAACGGCTCCATCGTTGTCACAGATCACATGACGAACCAGCAGAGCACGTTCCGGGCATCGAGCGTCTCGAAGATTCTGTTCCAGGGAAACGGTGGCGATGACGTTTTCTCCAACGACACGTCCAAACGGTCGGAAGCGCATGGGGGCGATGGAAACGATGAACTCCGCGGCGGATCGGATAACGATCTGTTTTATGGCGGAAGCGGTCACGATCGTCTCTACGGCTACGGCGGGCATGATCGTCTCGAAGGCGGCGATGGCAACGACCTGATCGACGGCGGAATCGCCGGCTTCCATAAGCTGAGCGATTACTTCACGCTACAGGTCCTGAAGGGAGGAAACGGCGATGACGTCATCCATAGCAACGCCATCTTAGATGCCGTCACACCAGGAGCCGGGGCCGATCTCCTGTTCGCCGACTCGTACTCCGTCCTCACAACGAAGCTCAAAAGTTCGGAGATGGAGACACTGGTCGGCGATGATGTGATCGCCCGCGAGTCGACCACGGCACTCTACGTGCGGCATGCGGGAGACACGCTCGATCTGATTGGCAGCTCCGGCATTATGAGCCTGAAAGCCTCCGAAGGTTGGACTCTTACCGGGAAGAAATATCAGGGGCACGGCGTCATCAGCATCGTCTCGCCTCGCGGCGGCGAGTTGCCGATCAGCGTTTCCGGAATGGAAGTCGACACCCTCATTCAGGGACAGGAACGCCTCACATTCACCTTCGCCGGACACAAATTCACATACACCACAAAGGGGAACCCGAACGCTCTCCGTCGGATCGCTACCGCGACAATTACTATGCCCTCCCTCTCTGGGCTGCCGTCAAATCTGATCGATCTGGCCCGCGACATGGGAATCTCTCTGCCTAGCGGATCTGATCCCGTTCAGTTCGCCATCAAGTCGGGAGCTGAGATCCGGAAGACGCACAGCAGCCTGCCTCTCGAAAGTGGCAAGCCATACCTCGTCCTGGAGATCGATCGCGGCAGCCATGTGAGCGTCGGCGGGATCACCGGCGGTGACAATGGTCAGGGTGTGACCATCGTCATGGAGCCGGGCGATGAGACGGTCTTCGTCAAATTCCCTGGAGAGAATGGTGAGACGTTCACCGTCGGAGCCTCACGCCTCGGCCGTATCCTATATACGCCTGCTGCACAGCCAGACAACTTCAGGGGCACACTTTCCGGTCACCTCTTTGCAGCCGTCGATGGGATCACGATCAAGCAGCTCGGCGTCACCGCCAGTGGATCGATCACGCTCGACCTGACTGAGGGAACCGATGTCTCGCCCGACTTCTCAACCGCTCTCTGGAACGCGGTGCTGATCGAGAAAGTTCTCGATCGCGACTTCTCCGATTTGAACATCGGCATCAACGGGCGACTCAACTTCAATGAGGGAATCGACCAGTACGTCAAAATCAACGGCCTCCCGTTGTCTGTGAATCTGCCGCTGGCGTCCGGTTCGATCATCTATAAAGGAGCAGCGGAGACTTTGTACTTCCGTGCCCAGACGGAGAATCCATTCTCCGGCACGGTTCTCAGCCACGTCCCCTTTGTTCGCGGAACCCAGGGAGACATCGATGGCGTGATTCGCCGGTTGACGTCCAGCCCGTCGGTGAACATCACCGGACTCGTCCACAACTCCATCTCGAAAACGCAGTTCGTCCTCACGAACTCGACGCTCGAGATTCGCAGCAACGTCAAAGTGCTGGGAACCGGCGTGACGATGTTCGCCCATGCCGACTTCGCCACGCAGACGGTGTCTGCCACCGGCGACTTCACCATCAAAGCTCCAGCGGGATTGTTTGGCTTCAAGCCCTCGGCGTCGGTCGCCGTGCGGGGAACGTCCAGCCTGTCCGCCGATTCACTGAGCGCAACGGTGAGTGCCCGGGCCATGGGAGTACACCTTGGTACGATTCATACGTCCCTGTCGGACATCGATTCAGCCGTAACCGACCTGCTGAAAAATATCGCAAGCCATAATATTCTCTTCAACACACTCGGCGACATCGCCCATTCCGCCATCAAGGGGATCGGCTATGTCGACTCGATCGGCTCGAAGGCCCTCGACTATGCGTGGGCGAATGCCACAAACATCGCGACGGGACGTTTCGTGGTCCGCTTCGGGAAAGACGGTGTGAACGAGGTCCTCCAAGCTCCGGCTGAAGTGCAGGACGTCGCCGAATGGCTTTCGGGCAAGGCGGGCGAGAATCTCAAGAAGGGTCTCTACTTCGCCTCCAATGCCGGTAAGCTCGGCTGGGCGGCGACCAAAGATGCCGCCGACAAAGCCGTGGGGCTCGCCGAAGATGTCGCCGGCGAGATCACATCGCTCGGCGGACTGCTTTAA